A genomic region of Trifolium pratense cultivar HEN17-A07 linkage group LG3, ARS_RC_1.1, whole genome shotgun sequence contains the following coding sequences:
- the LOC123914991 gene encoding egg cell-secreted protein 1.3-like — translation MAFILKLFVIISLASSIVTSRSLSSTTTLATRLKLFDGTGDNNKCWETMFELQHCTGEIVLFFVNGETHLGSGCCNALLVIAHHCWPNMLTSLGLTHEETEILRSFCDGAASVDKSSLLPSVNVDAPAPTNDN, via the coding sequence ATGGCTTTCATTTTGAAGCTATTTGTTATCATATCCTTGGCATCATCAATTGTGACCTCAAGGTCTTTGAGCTCAACAACAACACTAGCCACAcgtttaaaattatttgatggcACAGGTGACAATAACAAATGTTGGGAAACAATGTTTGAACTTCAACATTGTACTGGcgagattgttctattttttgTCAACGGTGAGACACATCTTGGATCAGGTTGTTGTAATGCTCTTCTTGTCATAGCACATCATTGTTGGCCTAATATGCTTACTTCTCTGGGTCTTACACATGAAGAAACTGAAATTCTACGTAGCTTTTGCGACGGTGCTGCTTCCGTTGATAAATCGTCGCTGTTACCATCTGTTAATGTTGATGCCCCTGCTCCGACCAATGATAATTGA